DNA sequence from the Bacillus pumilus genome:
ATACGAATCCAGGCGCCAACTATGCGGCGTCACAAATTGCGAATAATGCCATTATCAAATTAAAAGATTCGGTTTCAAAAGAAGTCACAAAAAATTACGCCGAGGTCATCTTTGATAACTTCAAAACGATTGCAAAAGGATTAGATCAAGCAAGCGATGGCGCGAAGAAAATTGATGACGGAACAAAAAGCGCAAAAGATGGCAGTACGAAATTAAAAGACAACTTAGCCAAATTGGCTGAAGGTACGTTAACCTATAGCGAAGGTGTTCATCAGTTCGCAGGGAAAATGGGTGAACTGAACACAGGCATACAGTCTCTAGACAGTGGGCTTGGTCAGCTCCTAACAGGCTATCAAACCATTGATCAGAAATTTGGAGAGCTTGGTACAGGAATTGATACATTAACCGAAGGATTAAACACAAGCCGAGAAGGACATCAGCAGCTCGCTTCTAAAATGCCGCAATTCACAGCAGGCATTGAGCAGCTAAACAACAAAGCCCAATCCTTTTCGGAAAAAATTGCAGCAGTAGAAAAAGTCTTGTCGTCACCAGAATTAGCGAATTTAGAGAAGATGGCGCCTAAACTCGATCAGGTGAAAGAAGACGCAAAAACGTTCAGTACAAAACTTGCTTCATTAAAAGAAGCACTATCAAATCGAGATGCTAAAGTAAAAAGCATTATCCAAAACAGCTCTATGACAGATGATGAGAAAAAGGCGGCAATGGATCAGCTGAACAGTCTGCCTAAAATCGAACTGCCTGATCTGTCTGGACTCGAACAAAGCTTAGCGGCCTTGCAGGAACTGCCTGATGCAAGTGAGGTTCAACAAGCAGTTGCATCTGCAAAAGCGCAGCTGCAGCAAATCAAACAGCTGCCAGAGAAAACAGAACAGCTGTACACATCTACAGTTGCGATACAAAATGCGATCGACCAAATGACGTCTGGTACGAATAAATTGTATCAAGGTGCACTGAAGCTTCAAACAGGTCAAGGCCAATTACAAGATGGCCTGCAAACAGCAAATGGAAAGCTTGATACAGCGAAAAGCGGTGCGGATAAGCTTGCGAATGGATCAAGCCAGCTGAGCGCAGCGTTAAATAAGCTGGAAAGTGGTTCAACAAATATCCAAAGCAATACATCTAAGCTTGCCGAAGGCTCAAAATCGCTTGATAAAGGATTGGGAGATTTAAAAAGCGGTACAGGTAAGCTGTCCAATAAATTGAAAAGCGCTGCAGATGATACAGGTGAAATTGATGCGGGGCAAGACAATTACAATATGATTGCTAGCCCAGTTAAAACAGAAAATGATACAGCGAAGAAGATTGATAATTATGGAACAGGGCTCACGCCTTATATTTTATCCATGGGACTCTTTGTTGGGGCTCTAATGCTCACCGTCGTATTCCCAATGAAAGACCCTGCTGGCCGCCCTAGAAATGCGTTTGAATGGTTTGTCAGCAAATATAGCGTGCTTCTACTTGTGGGTATCCTTCAAGCAGTCATTGCAAGTACGATGCTCATCTTTGGGCTTGGTCTTGAGGTGGAAAGCCTCTGGCGCTTCTATCTCTTTGCGATCGTCGTCAGTCTGACATTCTTAGCGATTATTCAGCTGCTAGCAACAACAATGGGGAACCCAGGACGCTTCATTGCCGTCATTATCTTAGTTCTTCAGCTCGCAGCAAGTGCTGGTACATTCCCGCTTGAGCTTGTGCCGAAGTTCTTCCAAGTCATTCATAGTCTGCTTCCAATGACGTATACAATCAATGGATTTAGAACGATCATTGCAAGCGGTGATGACAGCTATTTATGGCACCAAGCAGCGATTCTCGGTACAGTTGCGATCATCATGATGGCGGCAACAACTGCATACTTTGCTTGGAACGTAAGAAAAATGAAACAAGACGAAGCTTAATCAATGAATCCTTTCTCTTGATAGAGGAAGGATTTTTGATTTGAAATTAGACATCTTGAACCCGAAGCGATATATTTTAATGGAAGGAATTGCTTTCACACAAAGGAGGAAATGCCGAATGACTACTGAAGTAAACGAAACCGTTCAGCTAATTCAAAAGCTCGTATCGATCCCAAGTCCGTCAGGGAATACAGAAAAGGTGATCGGCTTTGTTGAACGCTTTTTACAAGATGTAAATATTGAGACAAAACGAAATCGTAAGGGCGGCTTAATTGCTACTATTAAAGGAACTGATGACAAGGAACACCGCATGCTGACAGCACATGTCGATACGCTCGGTGCAATGGTAAAGGAAATTAAATCAAATGGACGGCTTCGTCTTGCACTCATTGGAGGCTTTCAATATAACTCAATTGAAGGCGAATATTGTGAAATTGAAACAGCAACAGGTCATACATACACAGGTACTATTCTTATGCATCAAACGTCCGTTCATGTCTATGCGGATGCTGGAAAAGCAAAACGAAACCAAGAAAATATGGAGATTCGTCTCGATGAAAAGGTGAAAAATGCAGACGATGTCAAAGCACTTGGGATTCAAGTAGGGGACTTTATCTCATTTGATCCTAGAGTGGAAGTGACTTCATCAGGTTTTATTAAATCAAGACACCTTGATGACAAGGCAAGTGTAGCGCTTTTGCTACGACTCATCCACCGCATTCAAAAGGAAAATATCACACTGCCGCATACGACGCACTTCTTAATTTCCAATAATGAAGAGATTGGCTACGGCGGTAACTCCAATATTCCAGAAGAAACGGTGGAATATCTTGCTGTCGATATGGGAGCGATCGGCGATGGTCAATCAACAGATGAATACAGCGTGTCTATTTGTGTGAAGGACTCAAGCGGTCCTTATCATTATGGATTACGCAAGCATTTAGCTGCATTAGCAGAAGAGAACAACATAGATTACCGTTTAGATATTTACCCTTATTACGGCTCTGATGCATCAGCAGCGATTCGAGCAGGGCATGATATCATTCATGGACTGATTGGTCCAGGGATCGATTCCTCGCATGCTTTTGAACGAACGCATGAAGATTCCCTTGTCCATACAGCGAATCTTCTTTATCACTACGTGCAATCATCCTTAATCACAGTATAAAAAAAGAACCCCATTTATCGGGGTTCTTTTTCATTAGCTTGAAAGCTGTGTCGGTTCAGGTACATCTTGTCCAGTCATCACGCGATGTCCTTTTTCAGGGTCATATTGCCCTTCCCATTTAGACATCACAACAGCTGCAAGTGCATTTCCTGTTAAGTTAACAACTGTTCGCGCCATATCCATGATACGATCCACACCTGCAATAAATGCAAGACCTTCAGCAGGAACACCAATCGTTCCTAATGTGGCGAGTAATACAACAAAGGACGTACCAGGAACGGCAGCCATTCCTTTAGATGTCACCATCAGCACAAGAACAAGTGTGAGCTGCTGGACGATCGTGAGGTCAATGCCGTATACCTGTGCAAGGAAAAGCGCAGCAATCGCTTGATACAAGACGGAGCCGTCCAGGTTAAACGTATAACCGATTGGGATAACAAAAGAAACAATTCCCTTCGGACATCCAATGCGCTCCATTTTATCCATGACTCTTGGTAAAACTGTTTCAGAGCTTGATGTACTAAAGGCAAGAAGCATTTCGTCTTTCATGTAAGCAAGAAATCTGAAAATATTGACGCCAATCATCTTTCCAATAATTCCGAATACAACGATAAGGAAGAGAGCGAGCGCAAAATAAACAAGACCTACAAGCTTACCTAATGAAATAAGAGATTCAAGACCAAATTTTGATACAGTCACGCCAATGAGTGCGAAGACACCAAATGGTGCAGCTTTCATCACAACATTGACGACATGGAACATGGCGTGTGATACACCTTCAAAGAAGGCGAGCACTGGTTTGCCGCGTTCACCAATGGCAGAAACGCCAAGAGCAAATAGCACAGTGAAGAAAATAATCGCAAGCAAATCACCTTCCGCCAATGATTGGAAGAAGTTCGTTGGAACGATATGAAGGAACGTATCAGCAACTGATTTGCTGCTTTGCTCTTTTTCCGTTTCAACATACTGGCTAATATCTTGTTTTTCCGTATTTCCAAAGTCAACGCCTGCACCAGGTTGAACAAAGTTAGCAAGCACAAGACCAAGGATAATCGCAAATGTTGTGATAATTTCAAAATAAAGAATGGTTCTAAAACCAAGCTTCCCTACCTTTTTACCATCACCGGCACCTGCAACTCCTAAAATTAAGCTAGATACGACAATTGGTATAACAATCATCTTAATGAGTCTTAAGAAGAAGTCTCCAATTGGTTTTAAATAAGTCTCAACGCCTGGGTTACCGAAAAAGATTGCCCCAACAACGACACCGAGAATAAGACCGATTAGGATTTGTGTCGCTAATCCAAATTTTAATTTTTTCATAGATTTCCTCCCTAGCATATTCATTAAAGGAATATTCCCA
Encoded proteins:
- a CDS encoding YhgE/Pip domain-containing protein, whose amino-acid sequence is MNLIRNQWKDIVTSKKLLIPILAVLFIPLIYSGVFLKAYWDPYGTVDQLPVAVVNLDEGSHYDGKTLQVGDDLVKELKKNDNFKWNFVDSHEKAIKGLNNEDYYLVVEIPKNFSKNASTVLDKHPKKSNLKYYTNPGANYAASQIANNAIIKLKDSVSKEVTKNYAEVIFDNFKTIAKGLDQASDGAKKIDDGTKSAKDGSTKLKDNLAKLAEGTLTYSEGVHQFAGKMGELNTGIQSLDSGLGQLLTGYQTIDQKFGELGTGIDTLTEGLNTSREGHQQLASKMPQFTAGIEQLNNKAQSFSEKIAAVEKVLSSPELANLEKMAPKLDQVKEDAKTFSTKLASLKEALSNRDAKVKSIIQNSSMTDDEKKAAMDQLNSLPKIELPDLSGLEQSLAALQELPDASEVQQAVASAKAQLQQIKQLPEKTEQLYTSTVAIQNAIDQMTSGTNKLYQGALKLQTGQGQLQDGLQTANGKLDTAKSGADKLANGSSQLSAALNKLESGSTNIQSNTSKLAEGSKSLDKGLGDLKSGTGKLSNKLKSAADDTGEIDAGQDNYNMIASPVKTENDTAKKIDNYGTGLTPYILSMGLFVGALMLTVVFPMKDPAGRPRNAFEWFVSKYSVLLLVGILQAVIASTMLIFGLGLEVESLWRFYLFAIVVSLTFLAIIQLLATTMGNPGRFIAVIILVLQLAASAGTFPLELVPKFFQVIHSLLPMTYTINGFRTIIASGDDSYLWHQAAILGTVAIIMMAATTAYFAWNVRKMKQDEA
- a CDS encoding M42 family metallopeptidase, which gives rise to MTTEVNETVQLIQKLVSIPSPSGNTEKVIGFVERFLQDVNIETKRNRKGGLIATIKGTDDKEHRMLTAHVDTLGAMVKEIKSNGRLRLALIGGFQYNSIEGEYCEIETATGHTYTGTILMHQTSVHVYADAGKAKRNQENMEIRLDEKVKNADDVKALGIQVGDFISFDPRVEVTSSGFIKSRHLDDKASVALLLRLIHRIQKENITLPHTTHFLISNNEEIGYGGNSNIPEETVEYLAVDMGAIGDGQSTDEYSVSICVKDSSGPYHYGLRKHLAALAEENNIDYRLDIYPYYGSDASAAIRAGHDIIHGLIGPGIDSSHAFERTHEDSLVHTANLLYHYVQSSLITV
- a CDS encoding cation:dicarboxylate symporter family transporter — protein: MKKLKFGLATQILIGLILGVVVGAIFFGNPGVETYLKPIGDFFLRLIKMIVIPIVVSSLILGVAGAGDGKKVGKLGFRTILYFEIITTFAIILGLVLANFVQPGAGVDFGNTEKQDISQYVETEKEQSSKSVADTFLHIVPTNFFQSLAEGDLLAIIFFTVLFALGVSAIGERGKPVLAFFEGVSHAMFHVVNVVMKAAPFGVFALIGVTVSKFGLESLISLGKLVGLVYFALALFLIVVFGIIGKMIGVNIFRFLAYMKDEMLLAFSTSSSETVLPRVMDKMERIGCPKGIVSFVIPIGYTFNLDGSVLYQAIAALFLAQVYGIDLTIVQQLTLVLVLMVTSKGMAAVPGTSFVVLLATLGTIGVPAEGLAFIAGVDRIMDMARTVVNLTGNALAAVVMSKWEGQYDPEKGHRVMTGQDVPEPTQLSS